Proteins from a single region of bacterium:
- the msrA gene encoding peptide-methionine (S)-S-oxide reductase MsrA, giving the protein MTRMGKLFATIATVLAFGFAAHAAETATMKSGASEETQKAKKTADAYFAGGCFWGVEYYFDKEPGVIAAQSGYMGGDESATSYKEVSTGRTGRAETVKITYDPSKTTYEKLARLFFEIHDPTQVNRQGPDIGTQYRSVVFYTSDEQKKTAEKLIGRLEKKGYDVATQIEPAGAFATAEGYHQDYYDRKGGTPYCHIKTERFDD; this is encoded by the coding sequence ATGACACGCATGGGAAAATTATTCGCGACGATCGCCACCGTTTTGGCCTTCGGATTCGCCGCCCACGCGGCGGAAACGGCAACGATGAAATCCGGCGCGAGCGAGGAAACGCAGAAGGCAAAAAAAACCGCCGACGCGTATTTCGCGGGAGGTTGCTTCTGGGGTGTCGAGTATTACTTCGACAAGGAACCGGGCGTCATCGCCGCCCAGTCCGGATATATGGGCGGCGACGAGTCCGCGACCTCGTACAAAGAGGTGAGCACCGGCCGCACCGGCCGCGCGGAAACCGTGAAGATCACCTACGATCCGTCGAAGACAACGTACGAAAAGCTCGCGCGCCTGTTTTTCGAGATCCACGACCCGACGCAAGTGAACCGCCAGGGACCGGACATCGGCACGCAATATCGCTCGGTCGTGTTTTACACGTCGGACGAGCAAAAAAAGACGGCCGAAAAATTGATTGGACGGCTCGAAAAGAAGGGCTACGACGTGGCGACGCAGATCGAGCCGGCGGGCGCGTTCGCGACAGCGGAAGGCTATCATCAGGATTATTACGACCGAAAAGGCGGCACGCCTTATTGCCACATCAAAACGGAACGTTTCGACGATTGA